The Actinomycetota bacterium genome segment ACGCCGTTGACCTGCCGCCATTCGAGGTTCGCATCGGACAGCAGCCGCTCGATCGCAGGCACGACGACCTGGTCGTTGGTCTTCCCGCGCCCCAGCTGATAGCCCGCGACCAGCTCGGTGGACGACCCGATGGCCACCGACGTCTTGGGGGTGGAGGTCTCGATGCCGAGGACCAGCATCAGCCGGCTCCCTCGGCGCTCGCGGCCGCTCGGAGGCGGTCGGAGAGCTCGCGCATGCGGTCCTGCCATTGACCCATCGGCCGGAACTGCAGCACCCGGGTGTCGTCGTCGGTCTGGTCCCAGGCGAACTCGACCTCGAGGTGGTCGGTGGGGATGAGCGGCCCCGCCTTCTCTCCCCACTCGAAGACCGAGACCCAGGGGGGCTCCATCATCTGCTCGAGCCCGAGGTCGGCGATCTCGTGGAGGGTGTCGCACCTGTACAGGTCCACGTGCAGGAGCGGGTACCGGCCCTCGTAGACGCGCATCAGCGTGAAGCTGGGCGAGGTCGCCCTCGTATCCACGCCGAGCCCCCGCGCCAGCCCCTGGATGAAGGTCGTCTTGCCCGTCCCGAGACCGCCCGTCAGGAGCAGGACCTCGCCGGGCAGGACGAGCTGGCCCAGCTCGTGTCCGAGCGAGCGGGTCTCGTCGGCCGACCGCGTGCGGACGGTGAGGTAGGGCAGGCGCATCCGGCCAAGACTACGATGCCCGGCCGGTCGCGGCTACAGGGCGGTGGTCTCGAACAGGCCGAGCTGCTGCGGATCGGGAGGTGTGGGAGCCGGGAGCTCGTCCAGGACGCGCCGCACCTCGTACAGGTCGGTCTCGAGACCGCGCATGGCGGCTCCGCCCCTGAGCGCGGCCGCGGGGTGGAAGGTGGGGATCAGGACCGCCCATCCGAACGGATAGCGCTGCCCTCGCAGGCGGGTGATCCCGGTCTGCGTGTTCAA includes the following:
- the tsaE gene encoding tRNA (adenosine(37)-N6)-threonylcarbamoyltransferase complex ATPase subunit type 1 TsaE, with the translated sequence MRLPYLTVRTRSADETRSLGHELGQLVLPGEVLLLTGGLGTGKTTFIQGLARGLGVDTRATSPSFTLMRVYEGRYPLLHVDLYRCDTLHEIADLGLEQMMEPPWVSVFEWGEKAGPLIPTDHLEVEFAWDQTDDDTRVLQFRPMGQWQDRMRELSDRLRAAASAEGAG